One region of Chelonoidis abingdonii isolate Lonesome George chromosome 14, CheloAbing_2.0, whole genome shotgun sequence genomic DNA includes:
- the TOX4 gene encoding TOX high mobility group box family member 4 isoform X3 — MYRVECLWAGVCTETKGTGWALPSPSPAHISSLPRSSLEEMTITWPSRGRLIPSCQGQRRSTPPAWGMRSLRSRPSPWTPTPRWPSQMWWGTLMTWGTPDLDHSMGTQYSTNPPVTIDVPMSPGALMGHGQLTTIDQSELSSQLGLSLGGSSILPPAAQSPEERLSTTPSPTSSLQEDEPEEFRRQVPAQKAAPVVLDVGRKQKPTKKQKKKKDPNEPQKPVSAYALFFRDTQAAIKGQNPNATFGEVSKIVASMWDSLGEEQKQVYKRKTEAAKKEYLKALAAYRAIQTAAETAELDLNPVLPPAAPQPAPAPAPAAPTLAPTPPAPSPVLESPPATPQPAPAPGNLCSPPPPQPSFTKIIIPKQMLPLSSQGGVVTVIPVTSVTSRGLQLGTGATQIVTRSVLQAAAAAAAAASSMQLPRLQPPPLQQMPPPQPPAQQVAVLQPPPPLQAMQQPALQQKVRLHLQQQPPPLQIKILPPPALQIQPVTLQPEEASPERPSPEPQGSPEPVEMITADVVPEVESPTQMDVELVSESPVGLSPRPRCVRSGCDNLPISSSDWDNEYCSSECVVKHCRDVFLAWLASRNSNSSVVFVK, encoded by the exons ATGTACCGGGTTGAATGCCTGTGGGCTGGGGTTTGCACAGAGACCAAGGGCACAGGCTgggctcttccctctccctccccagcccacatCTCTTCTCTCCCCCGTAGTTCCCTGGAGGAAATGACAATTACCTGGCCATCACGGGGACGGCTCATCCCTTCCTGTCAGGGGCAGAG ACGTtccacacccccagcctgggggatgaggagtttgagatCCCGCCCATCTCCCTGGACGCCGACCCCTCGCTGGCCGTCTCAGATGTGGTGGGGCACTTTGATGACCTGGGGGACCCCA gacctggATCACTCCATGGGCACCCAGTACAGCACCAACCCGCCCGTCACAATAGACGTGCCTATGAGCCCTGGGGCACTGATGGGGCACGGCCAGCTGACCACCATCGACCAGTCCgagctgagctcccagctgggcctGAGCCTGGGGGGCAGCTCCATCCTACCACCTGCTGCCCAGTCGCCTGAGGAGCGGCTCTCCACCACgccctcccccaccagctccctgcAGGAGGACGAGCCTGAGGAGTTCAGACGG CAGGTGCCAGCCCAGAAGGCTGCGCCGGTGGTGCTGGACGTGGGGCGGAAGCAGAAACCCACCAagaagcagaagaagaagaaggaccCAAATGAGCCGCAGAAACCGGTCTCGGCCTATGCCCTGTTTTTCCGTGACACACAGGCCGCCATCAAGGGCCAGAACCCCAACGCCACCTTCGGGGAGGTCTCCAAGATCGTGGCCTCCATGTGGGACAGCTTGGGCGAGGAGCAGAAACAG GTTTACAAGCGGAAGACGGAGGCGGCGAAGAAGGAGTATCTGAAGGCGCTGGCGGCCTATCGGGCTATCCAG aCGGCAGCCGAGACGGCGGAGCTAGACCTGAACCCAgtgctgcccccagcagctccccagccagcgccagctccagcccctgcagcccccacgcTGGCCCCCACGCCCCCTGCCCCCTCGCCGGTTCTCGAGTCCCCACCGGCCACCCCTCAGCCAGCGCCTGCCCCCGGGAACCTCTGCTCGCCGCCGCCACCCCAGCCCAGCTTCACCAAAATCATCATCCCCAAGCAGATGCTGCCCTTGTCCTCGCAGGGCGGGGTGGTCACTGTCATCCCTGTCACCTCTGTCACCtccagggggctgcagctgggcacGGGTGCCACCCAGATAGTCACTCGCTCTGTGCTGCAGGCTGCGGCAGCTGCTGCCGCAGCCGCCTCCTCCATGCAGCTGCCCCGGCTTCAGCCCCCGCCCCTGCAGCAGatgcccccgccccagccccctgcccagcaggTTGCTGTCCTGCAGCCCCCGCCGCCCCTGCAGGCCATGCAGCAGCCCGCCCTGCAGCAGAAGGTGCGGctccacctgcagcagcagcccccgcCTCTGCAGATCAAGATCCTGCCTCCGCCAGCCCTGCAGATCCAGCCTGTTACCCTGCAGCCTGAGGAGGCCAGTCCTGAgcggcccagcccagagccccagggctccccgGAGCCTGTGGAGATGATTACAGCCGACGTGGTGCCCGAG gtGGAGTCCCCGACGCAGATGGACGTGGAGCTGGTGTCCGAGTCCCCCGTGGGGCTGTCGCCCCGGCCCCGCTGCGTGCGCTCCGGCTGTGACAACCTGCCCATCAGCAGCAGCGACTGGGACAATGAGTATTGCAGCAGCGAGTGTGTCGTCAAGCACTgcag GGACGTGTTCCTAGCCTGGCTGGCTTCTCGCAACTCTAACAGCAGCGTGGTCTTTGTGAAGTGA
- the METTL3 gene encoding N(6)-adenosine-methyltransferase catalytic subunit METTL3 isoform X1: MSDTWSSIQAHKKQLDSLRERLQRRRKQDPLDLRNPELASPFRSDSPVPAAPTPSSAARELATDPELEKKLLHHLSDLGLALPTDALSICLAISTPEAPVTQRSVESLLQKFAAQELIEVRRGLLQDDEEQPTLVTYADHSKLSAMMGAVAEQKGPAEPGSTGGQKRWAEQDAGGAVPSPAGATPSALTTSELAKEPAKKSRKQASDLDLEIESLLSQQSTKEQQSKKVSQEILELLNTTTAKEQSIVEKFRSRGRAQVQEFCDYGTKEECMKATDAERPCRKLHFRRIINKHTDESLGDCSFLNTCFHMDTCKYVHYEIDACTDLDAPGGRDHSAGQELALPQAVGGDPSIDRLFPPQWICCDIRYLDVSILGKFAVVMADPPWDIHMELPYGTLTDDEMRRLNIPVLQDEGFLFLWVTGRAMELGRECLNLWGYERVDEIIWVKTNQLQRIIRTGRTGHWLNHGKEHCLVGVKGNPQGFNRGLDCDVIVAEVRSTSHKPDEIYGMIERLSPGTRKIELFGRPHNVQPNWITLGNQLDGIHLLDPDVVAQFKQRYPDGIISKPKNM; encoded by the exons ATGTCGGACACGTGGAGCTCGATCCAGGCCCACAAGAAGCAGCTGGACTCGCTGCGGGAGCGGCTCCAGCGGCGGCGGAAACAGGATCCACTGG ACCTCAGGAACCCAGAGCTGGCATCACCTTTCCGCAGCGACAGcccggtgcctgcagcccccaCACCCAGCAGCGCAGCTAGAGAGCTGGCCACTGACCCCGAGCTGGAGAAGAAGCTGCTGCATCACCTCTCGGACCTGGGGCTGGCGCTGCCCACCGATGCCCTCTCCATCTGCCTGGCCATCTCCACG CCGGAGGCCCCTGTCACCCAGCGCAGCGTGGAGAGCCTGCTGCAGAAGTTTGCAGCTCAGGAGCTGATTGAGGTGCGCCGGGGGCTGCTGCAGGATGACGAGGAGCAGCCCACTCTGGTCACCTATGCTGACCACTCCAAGCTCTCTGCCATGATGGGCGCTGTGGCTGAGCAGAAGGGCCCTGCTGAGCCGGGCAGCACTGGGGGCCAGAAGCGCTGGGCGGAGCAGGATGCTGGGGGTGCTGTTCCTTCCCCAGCCGGTGCTACCCCCTCTGCCTTGACCACCTCAGAGCTGGCCAAGGAACCGGCGAAGAAGTCTCGGAAGCAGGCATCAGACCTGGATCTGGAGATCGAGAGCCTGCTGAGCCAGCAGTCCACCAAAGAGCAGCAGAGCAAGAAG GTGAGCCAGGAGATCCTGGAGCTGCTGAACACAACCACAGCCAAGGAGCAGTCAATTGTGGAGAAGTTTCGCTCGAGGGGCCGCGCCCAGGTACAGGAGTTCTGTGATTATGGCACCAAGGAGGAGTGTATGAAAGCCACGGACGCTGAGCGGCCCTGCCGCAAACTGCACTTCAG GCGCATCATTAACAAGCACACAGATGAGTCTTTGGGCGACTGCTCCTTCCTCAACACCTGCTTCCACATGGACACCTGCAAATACGTCCACTACGAGATTGATGCCTGCACCGATCTGGATGCCCCCGGGGGGCGTGACCACAGTGCTGGCCAGGAGCTGGCACTGCCCCAGGCGGTGGGTGGGGACCCCAGCATCGaccgcctcttccccccacag TGGATCTGCTGCGACATCCGCTACCTGGACGTCAGCATCCTGGGTAAGTTCGCGGTGGTCATGGCCGACCCGCCCTGGGACATCCACATGGAGCTACCCTATGGCACCCTGACTGATGACGAGATGCGACGCCTCAACATCCCTGTGCTGCAGGATGAAGGGTTCCTCTTCCTCTGGGTCACTGGCCG GGCCATGGAGCTGGGACGCGAGTGCCTCAACCTCTGGGG gtACGAGCGGGTGGATGAGATCATCTGGGTGAAAACGAACCAGCTCCAGCGAATCATCCGCACGGGGCGGACGGGGCACTGGCTGAACCACGGCAAGGAGCACTGCCTG GTGGGGGTCAAAGGGAACCCCCAGGGCTTCAACCGGGGCCTGGACTGCGATGTCATCGTAGCTGAG GTCCGCTCCACCAGCCACAAGCCAGACGAGATCTACGGCATGATCGAGCGCCTCTCTCCCGGCACCCGCAAGATCGAGCTCTTCGGCCGGCCACATAACGTGCAGCCCAACTG GATCACACTGGGCAATCAGCTGGACGGCATCCACCTGCTGGACCCTGATGTGGTGGCCCAGTTCAAGCAGCGCTACCCAGATGGGATCATCTCCAAGCCCAAGAACATGTAG
- the METTL3 gene encoding N(6)-adenosine-methyltransferase catalytic subunit METTL3 isoform X2 codes for MMGAVAEQKGPAEPGSTGGQKRWAEQDAGGAVPSPAGATPSALTTSELAKEPAKKSRKQASDLDLEIESLLSQQSTKEQQSKKVSQEILELLNTTTAKEQSIVEKFRSRGRAQVQEFCDYGTKEECMKATDAERPCRKLHFRRIINKHTDESLGDCSFLNTCFHMDTCKYVHYEIDACTDLDAPGGRDHSAGQELALPQAVGGDPSIDRLFPPQWICCDIRYLDVSILGKFAVVMADPPWDIHMELPYGTLTDDEMRRLNIPVLQDEGFLFLWVTGRAMELGRECLNLWGYERVDEIIWVKTNQLQRIIRTGRTGHWLNHGKEHCLVGVKGNPQGFNRGLDCDVIVAEVRSTSHKPDEIYGMIERLSPGTRKIELFGRPHNVQPNWITLGNQLDGIHLLDPDVVAQFKQRYPDGIISKPKNM; via the exons ATGATGGGCGCTGTGGCTGAGCAGAAGGGCCCTGCTGAGCCGGGCAGCACTGGGGGCCAGAAGCGCTGGGCGGAGCAGGATGCTGGGGGTGCTGTTCCTTCCCCAGCCGGTGCTACCCCCTCTGCCTTGACCACCTCAGAGCTGGCCAAGGAACCGGCGAAGAAGTCTCGGAAGCAGGCATCAGACCTGGATCTGGAGATCGAGAGCCTGCTGAGCCAGCAGTCCACCAAAGAGCAGCAGAGCAAGAAG GTGAGCCAGGAGATCCTGGAGCTGCTGAACACAACCACAGCCAAGGAGCAGTCAATTGTGGAGAAGTTTCGCTCGAGGGGCCGCGCCCAGGTACAGGAGTTCTGTGATTATGGCACCAAGGAGGAGTGTATGAAAGCCACGGACGCTGAGCGGCCCTGCCGCAAACTGCACTTCAG GCGCATCATTAACAAGCACACAGATGAGTCTTTGGGCGACTGCTCCTTCCTCAACACCTGCTTCCACATGGACACCTGCAAATACGTCCACTACGAGATTGATGCCTGCACCGATCTGGATGCCCCCGGGGGGCGTGACCACAGTGCTGGCCAGGAGCTGGCACTGCCCCAGGCGGTGGGTGGGGACCCCAGCATCGaccgcctcttccccccacag TGGATCTGCTGCGACATCCGCTACCTGGACGTCAGCATCCTGGGTAAGTTCGCGGTGGTCATGGCCGACCCGCCCTGGGACATCCACATGGAGCTACCCTATGGCACCCTGACTGATGACGAGATGCGACGCCTCAACATCCCTGTGCTGCAGGATGAAGGGTTCCTCTTCCTCTGGGTCACTGGCCG GGCCATGGAGCTGGGACGCGAGTGCCTCAACCTCTGGGG gtACGAGCGGGTGGATGAGATCATCTGGGTGAAAACGAACCAGCTCCAGCGAATCATCCGCACGGGGCGGACGGGGCACTGGCTGAACCACGGCAAGGAGCACTGCCTG GTGGGGGTCAAAGGGAACCCCCAGGGCTTCAACCGGGGCCTGGACTGCGATGTCATCGTAGCTGAG GTCCGCTCCACCAGCCACAAGCCAGACGAGATCTACGGCATGATCGAGCGCCTCTCTCCCGGCACCCGCAAGATCGAGCTCTTCGGCCGGCCACATAACGTGCAGCCCAACTG GATCACACTGGGCAATCAGCTGGACGGCATCCACCTGCTGGACCCTGATGTGGTGGCCCAGTTCAAGCAGCGCTACCCAGATGGGATCATCTCCAAGCCCAAGAACATGTAG
- the TOX4 gene encoding TOX high mobility group box family member 4 isoform X1 — protein sequence MPVGMNHSLMEQGGGLLAGGLAMDLDHSMGTQYSTNPPVTIDVPMSPGALMGHGQLTTIDQSELSSQLGLSLGGSSILPPAAQSPEERLSTTPSPTSSLQEDEPEEFRRQQVPAQKAAPVVLDVGRKQKPTKKQKKKKDPNEPQKPVSAYALFFRDTQAAIKGQNPNATFGEVSKIVASMWDSLGEEQKQVYKRKTEAAKKEYLKALAAYRAIQTAAETAELDLNPVLPPAAPQPAPAPAPAAPTLAPTPPAPSPVLESPPATPQPAPAPGNLCSPPPPQPSFTKIIIPKQMLPLSSQGGVVTVIPVTSVTSRGLQLGTGATQIVTRSVLQAAAAAAAAASSMQLPRLQPPPLQQMPPPQPPAQQVAVLQPPPPLQAMQQPALQQKVRLHLQQQPPPLQIKILPPPALQIQPVTLQPEEASPERPSPEPQGSPEPVEMITADVVPEVESPTQMDVELVSESPVGLSPRPRCVRSGCDNLPISSSDWDNEYCSSECVVKHCRDVFLAWLASRNSNSSVVFVK from the exons ATGCCCGTGGGCATGAACCACAGCCTCATGGAGCAGGGCGGCGGGCTCCTGGCGGGGGGGCTGGCCATG gacctggATCACTCCATGGGCACCCAGTACAGCACCAACCCGCCCGTCACAATAGACGTGCCTATGAGCCCTGGGGCACTGATGGGGCACGGCCAGCTGACCACCATCGACCAGTCCgagctgagctcccagctgggcctGAGCCTGGGGGGCAGCTCCATCCTACCACCTGCTGCCCAGTCGCCTGAGGAGCGGCTCTCCACCACgccctcccccaccagctccctgcAGGAGGACGAGCCTGAGGAGTTCAGACGG CAGCAGGTGCCAGCCCAGAAGGCTGCGCCGGTGGTGCTGGACGTGGGGCGGAAGCAGAAACCCACCAagaagcagaagaagaagaaggaccCAAATGAGCCGCAGAAACCGGTCTCGGCCTATGCCCTGTTTTTCCGTGACACACAGGCCGCCATCAAGGGCCAGAACCCCAACGCCACCTTCGGGGAGGTCTCCAAGATCGTGGCCTCCATGTGGGACAGCTTGGGCGAGGAGCAGAAACAG GTTTACAAGCGGAAGACGGAGGCGGCGAAGAAGGAGTATCTGAAGGCGCTGGCGGCCTATCGGGCTATCCAG aCGGCAGCCGAGACGGCGGAGCTAGACCTGAACCCAgtgctgcccccagcagctccccagccagcgccagctccagcccctgcagcccccacgcTGGCCCCCACGCCCCCTGCCCCCTCGCCGGTTCTCGAGTCCCCACCGGCCACCCCTCAGCCAGCGCCTGCCCCCGGGAACCTCTGCTCGCCGCCGCCACCCCAGCCCAGCTTCACCAAAATCATCATCCCCAAGCAGATGCTGCCCTTGTCCTCGCAGGGCGGGGTGGTCACTGTCATCCCTGTCACCTCTGTCACCtccagggggctgcagctgggcacGGGTGCCACCCAGATAGTCACTCGCTCTGTGCTGCAGGCTGCGGCAGCTGCTGCCGCAGCCGCCTCCTCCATGCAGCTGCCCCGGCTTCAGCCCCCGCCCCTGCAGCAGatgcccccgccccagccccctgcccagcaggTTGCTGTCCTGCAGCCCCCGCCGCCCCTGCAGGCCATGCAGCAGCCCGCCCTGCAGCAGAAGGTGCGGctccacctgcagcagcagcccccgcCTCTGCAGATCAAGATCCTGCCTCCGCCAGCCCTGCAGATCCAGCCTGTTACCCTGCAGCCTGAGGAGGCCAGTCCTGAgcggcccagcccagagccccagggctccccgGAGCCTGTGGAGATGATTACAGCCGACGTGGTGCCCGAG gtGGAGTCCCCGACGCAGATGGACGTGGAGCTGGTGTCCGAGTCCCCCGTGGGGCTGTCGCCCCGGCCCCGCTGCGTGCGCTCCGGCTGTGACAACCTGCCCATCAGCAGCAGCGACTGGGACAATGAGTATTGCAGCAGCGAGTGTGTCGTCAAGCACTgcag GGACGTGTTCCTAGCCTGGCTGGCTTCTCGCAACTCTAACAGCAGCGTGGTCTTTGTGAAGTGA
- the TOX4 gene encoding TOX high mobility group box family member 4 isoform X2 — MPVGMNHSLMEQGGGLLAGGLAMDLDHSMGTQYSTNPPVTIDVPMSPGALMGHGQLTTIDQSELSSQLGLSLGGSSILPPAAQSPEERLSTTPSPTSSLQEDEPEEFRRQVPAQKAAPVVLDVGRKQKPTKKQKKKKDPNEPQKPVSAYALFFRDTQAAIKGQNPNATFGEVSKIVASMWDSLGEEQKQVYKRKTEAAKKEYLKALAAYRAIQTAAETAELDLNPVLPPAAPQPAPAPAPAAPTLAPTPPAPSPVLESPPATPQPAPAPGNLCSPPPPQPSFTKIIIPKQMLPLSSQGGVVTVIPVTSVTSRGLQLGTGATQIVTRSVLQAAAAAAAAASSMQLPRLQPPPLQQMPPPQPPAQQVAVLQPPPPLQAMQQPALQQKVRLHLQQQPPPLQIKILPPPALQIQPVTLQPEEASPERPSPEPQGSPEPVEMITADVVPEVESPTQMDVELVSESPVGLSPRPRCVRSGCDNLPISSSDWDNEYCSSECVVKHCRDVFLAWLASRNSNSSVVFVK; from the exons ATGCCCGTGGGCATGAACCACAGCCTCATGGAGCAGGGCGGCGGGCTCCTGGCGGGGGGGCTGGCCATG gacctggATCACTCCATGGGCACCCAGTACAGCACCAACCCGCCCGTCACAATAGACGTGCCTATGAGCCCTGGGGCACTGATGGGGCACGGCCAGCTGACCACCATCGACCAGTCCgagctgagctcccagctgggcctGAGCCTGGGGGGCAGCTCCATCCTACCACCTGCTGCCCAGTCGCCTGAGGAGCGGCTCTCCACCACgccctcccccaccagctccctgcAGGAGGACGAGCCTGAGGAGTTCAGACGG CAGGTGCCAGCCCAGAAGGCTGCGCCGGTGGTGCTGGACGTGGGGCGGAAGCAGAAACCCACCAagaagcagaagaagaagaaggaccCAAATGAGCCGCAGAAACCGGTCTCGGCCTATGCCCTGTTTTTCCGTGACACACAGGCCGCCATCAAGGGCCAGAACCCCAACGCCACCTTCGGGGAGGTCTCCAAGATCGTGGCCTCCATGTGGGACAGCTTGGGCGAGGAGCAGAAACAG GTTTACAAGCGGAAGACGGAGGCGGCGAAGAAGGAGTATCTGAAGGCGCTGGCGGCCTATCGGGCTATCCAG aCGGCAGCCGAGACGGCGGAGCTAGACCTGAACCCAgtgctgcccccagcagctccccagccagcgccagctccagcccctgcagcccccacgcTGGCCCCCACGCCCCCTGCCCCCTCGCCGGTTCTCGAGTCCCCACCGGCCACCCCTCAGCCAGCGCCTGCCCCCGGGAACCTCTGCTCGCCGCCGCCACCCCAGCCCAGCTTCACCAAAATCATCATCCCCAAGCAGATGCTGCCCTTGTCCTCGCAGGGCGGGGTGGTCACTGTCATCCCTGTCACCTCTGTCACCtccagggggctgcagctgggcacGGGTGCCACCCAGATAGTCACTCGCTCTGTGCTGCAGGCTGCGGCAGCTGCTGCCGCAGCCGCCTCCTCCATGCAGCTGCCCCGGCTTCAGCCCCCGCCCCTGCAGCAGatgcccccgccccagccccctgcccagcaggTTGCTGTCCTGCAGCCCCCGCCGCCCCTGCAGGCCATGCAGCAGCCCGCCCTGCAGCAGAAGGTGCGGctccacctgcagcagcagcccccgcCTCTGCAGATCAAGATCCTGCCTCCGCCAGCCCTGCAGATCCAGCCTGTTACCCTGCAGCCTGAGGAGGCCAGTCCTGAgcggcccagcccagagccccagggctccccgGAGCCTGTGGAGATGATTACAGCCGACGTGGTGCCCGAG gtGGAGTCCCCGACGCAGATGGACGTGGAGCTGGTGTCCGAGTCCCCCGTGGGGCTGTCGCCCCGGCCCCGCTGCGTGCGCTCCGGCTGTGACAACCTGCCCATCAGCAGCAGCGACTGGGACAATGAGTATTGCAGCAGCGAGTGTGTCGTCAAGCACTgcag GGACGTGTTCCTAGCCTGGCTGGCTTCTCGCAACTCTAACAGCAGCGTGGTCTTTGTGAAGTGA